A genome region from Oscillospiraceae bacterium includes the following:
- a CDS encoding TIGR03905 family TSCPD domain-containing protein yields the protein MSKHTYNTEGTCSHKIEFVLTPDNKVENIQFIGGCDGNLKGLCMLCDGMKADELIQKLSGIRCGRKSTSCPDQLSRALKKALSKL from the coding sequence ATGTCTAAGCATACTTATAACACCGAAGGCACCTGCAGTCACAAGATCGAATTTGTCCTGACGCCCGACAACAAGGTGGAAAATATTCAATTCATCGGTGGGTGTGACGGAAATCTGAAAGGCCTCTGCATGCTTTGCGACGGCATGAAAGCCGATGAATTGATTCAAAAGCTCTCGGGCATCCGCTGCGGCCGAAAATCAACCTCTTGTCCCGATCAGCTCTCCCGCGCACTGAAAAAGGCATTGTCAAAACTTTGA